Proteins from a single region of Pseudomonas quebecensis:
- a CDS encoding histidine phosphatase family protein: protein MTIKPLRLVQRLKRYSYMMLPLLLVSGATLAILDAPQSRAQPVDGVQTLVFLRHGEKPAGGLGQLNCQGLNRAMNLATVLPEKFGPANFVFAPNPTRNVEEGERDNSYSYIRPLMTISPSAIKLGLPVNINFSANDTSDLADELVEDKYHNATIYTAWSHGYLPELINKVASEASGEKHTITDDWSGSDYDTLYVLTLTWHNGKASLLSRNYQQGLNDGDQTCPEPTQVSADS, encoded by the coding sequence ATGACGATCAAGCCTTTACGCCTTGTGCAACGACTCAAACGCTATTCCTACATGATGTTGCCGCTGCTGCTGGTCAGCGGCGCAACGTTAGCCATCCTCGATGCGCCGCAAAGTCGCGCCCAGCCGGTGGACGGCGTACAGACCCTGGTGTTCCTGCGCCATGGCGAAAAACCTGCCGGCGGCCTGGGCCAACTCAACTGCCAGGGTTTGAACCGCGCGATGAACCTGGCTACCGTGTTGCCGGAAAAATTCGGCCCGGCCAATTTTGTGTTCGCTCCCAACCCAACGCGCAATGTCGAGGAAGGCGAGCGGGACAATTCCTACAGCTACATTCGTCCCCTGATGACCATCAGCCCCAGCGCCATCAAGCTCGGCCTGCCGGTCAACATCAACTTCTCGGCCAATGACACCAGCGACCTGGCCGATGAGTTGGTCGAAGACAAATACCACAACGCCACCATCTACACCGCCTGGTCCCATGGCTATCTGCCGGAGTTGATCAACAAGGTGGCGAGTGAGGCGTCGGGCGAGAAACACACCATCACCGACGATTGGTCCGGCAGCGACTACGACACTCTCTACGTGCTGACGCTGACCTGGCACAACGGCAAGGCTTCGCTGTTGAGCCGCAACTACCAGCAGGGCCTGAACGACGGCGATCAGACTTGCCCGGAACCGACACAGGTGAGCGCCGACAGCTGA
- a CDS encoding permease produces MSNLLSTQPVRGWSFWWKPALFLLVACVGLYYVKWSPYYVKAFVAADNHSIGASILNDQQSSPLAAALAYAQVYFLAIWKAAVLAVILGSLLQVLIPRDWLLRLFGRAGLGSTVRGGLFALPGMMCSCCAAPVAASMRRQQVSVGAALAFWIANPVLNPATLVFMGFVLGWGFTALRLVAGIVLVVGVSLVAQRIARPDQVPDAALEAVADVSQVEAQPFFSRWMRTLWQLFWSTIPVYILAVLILGAARVWLFPHVDGAMANSLVWLVPLAIVGTLFVIPTAAEIPIVQTMMTLGMGTGLAVALLMTLPSVSLPSLLMLRKDFDARVLVTVAGLTMLMGVVCGLIAVVVL; encoded by the coding sequence ATGTCCAACCTTCTCTCCACCCAGCCCGTCCGGGGCTGGTCGTTCTGGTGGAAACCGGCGCTGTTCCTGCTGGTGGCCTGTGTCGGCCTCTACTACGTAAAGTGGTCGCCCTACTATGTGAAGGCGTTTGTGGCCGCCGACAACCACAGCATCGGCGCCTCGATTCTCAATGATCAGCAAAGCTCGCCCCTGGCGGCGGCGCTGGCCTACGCCCAGGTGTATTTCCTGGCGATCTGGAAAGCCGCCGTGCTGGCGGTGATTCTCGGCTCGCTGCTGCAGGTGCTGATCCCGCGTGACTGGTTGCTGCGCCTGTTCGGTCGGGCCGGGTTGGGCTCAACCGTACGCGGCGGTCTGTTTGCCTTGCCGGGGATGATGTGCAGCTGCTGCGCGGCGCCGGTGGCGGCGAGCATGCGCCGGCAACAAGTGTCGGTGGGCGCGGCGCTGGCGTTCTGGATTGCCAACCCGGTGCTGAACCCGGCGACCCTGGTGTTCATGGGCTTTGTGCTGGGCTGGGGGTTTACCGCGCTGCGCCTGGTGGCGGGTATTGTGCTGGTGGTGGGCGTGTCGCTGGTAGCCCAGCGCATCGCCCGCCCCGATCAGGTGCCGGACGCCGCGCTGGAAGCGGTGGCCGATGTGAGCCAGGTCGAAGCCCAACCCTTTTTCAGCCGCTGGATGCGGACGTTGTGGCAGTTGTTCTGGAGCACCATTCCGGTGTACATCCTGGCTGTGCTGATCCTCGGTGCCGCGCGGGTATGGCTGTTCCCTCATGTGGACGGGGCCATGGCCAACAGCCTGGTGTGGCTGGTGCCGCTGGCGATCGTCGGCACATTGTTCGTGATTCCTACGGCGGCCGAGATCCCTATCGTACAAACCATGATGACCCTGGGCATGGGCACCGGCCTGGCCGTGGCCTTGTTGATGACGTTGCCGAGCGTGAGCCTGCCGTCGCTGCTGATGCTACGCAAGGATTTCGACGCGCGGGTGCTGGTGACGGTAGCCGGGCTGACCATGCTGATGGGCGTGGTGTGCGGGTTGATTGCGGTGGTGGTGCTTTAA
- the mnmH gene encoding tRNA 2-selenouridine(34) synthase MnmH — translation MATDVTDYRSIFLNDRPMMDTRAPVEFVKGAFPGVVNLPLMTDDERQRVGTCYKQQGQQAAIVLGHELVSGAIKAERIERWAQFAQAHPDGYLYCFRGGLRSQIVQQWLKTEAGIDYPRVGGGYKAMRTFLLDTLEHATQQCDFVLLGGMTGTGKTEVLGHLRNALDLEGHANHRGSSFGKRATAQPSNIDFENRLAVDLLKKRAAGIEQFVVEDESRMIGSCALPLPLHKGMQTFPMVWLEDSLEGRVERILRDYVVDLCAEFIATFGEQGQALFGERLTQSLANIHKRLGGERFQRLQVILQDALAEQARSGAVDLHRGWIEGLLREYYDPMYAFQRESKGARIEFAGEQGAVVEYLRERSTRRE, via the coding sequence ATGGCAACTGACGTCACCGACTATCGCAGCATTTTCCTCAACGACCGGCCGATGATGGATACCCGTGCGCCGGTCGAGTTCGTCAAAGGCGCCTTCCCCGGCGTGGTCAACCTGCCGCTGATGACCGATGACGAACGCCAGCGTGTCGGCACCTGCTACAAGCAGCAAGGCCAGCAGGCCGCCATTGTCCTGGGGCATGAACTGGTGTCCGGGGCGATCAAGGCCGAGCGCATCGAACGCTGGGCACAGTTCGCCCAGGCTCACCCTGATGGCTATCTGTATTGCTTTCGTGGCGGGCTGCGCTCGCAGATCGTGCAACAGTGGCTCAAGACGGAGGCCGGTATCGACTACCCCCGCGTCGGCGGCGGCTACAAGGCCATGCGCACGTTTTTGCTCGATACCCTGGAACACGCCACCCAACAGTGTGATTTCGTGCTGCTTGGCGGCATGACCGGCACCGGCAAGACCGAAGTCCTCGGCCACTTGCGCAATGCCCTGGACCTGGAAGGCCACGCCAACCATCGCGGTTCCAGCTTCGGCAAGCGCGCCACGGCGCAACCGTCCAATATCGACTTCGAAAACCGCCTGGCCGTGGACCTGCTGAAAAAACGCGCGGCCGGCATCGAGCAGTTTGTGGTCGAGGACGAAAGCCGCATGATCGGCAGCTGCGCGCTGCCATTGCCATTGCACAAAGGCATGCAGACGTTTCCGATGGTGTGGCTGGAAGACAGCCTTGAAGGGCGCGTCGAACGCATCCTGCGCGATTACGTGGTCGACCTGTGTGCCGAGTTCATCGCCACGTTTGGCGAACAGGGCCAGGCGTTGTTCGGCGAGCGGCTGACCCAGAGCCTGGCCAATATCCACAAGCGCCTGGGCGGCGAACGGTTCCAACGCTTGCAGGTGATCCTGCAGGACGCCCTGGCCGAACAGGCGCGCAGCGGCGCCGTGGACCTGCACCGGGGCTGGATCGAAGGCCTGCTGCGTGAGTACTACGACCCGATGTACGCTTTCCAGCGCGAAAGCAAAGGCGCCCGCATCGAGTTCGCGGGCGAGCAGGGCGCCGTGGTGGAGTATTTGCGCGAGCGGAGTACGCGGCGCGAGTGA
- the selD gene encoding selenide, water dikinase SelD, whose protein sequence is MNEPIRLTQYSHGAGCGCKISPQVLEVILAGSGAQNLDPNLWVGNASRDDAAVYAIDDERGVVSTTDFFMPIVDDPFDFGRIAATNAISDIYAMGGDPLMAIAILGWPVNVLAPEVAREVIRGGRSVCDAAGIPLAGGHSIDAPEPIFGLAVTGIVQKRHMKRNDTATAGCKLYLTKPLGIGILTTAEKKGKLREADIGLARDWMCTLNKPGSRFGKLAGVTAMTDVTGFGLLGHLVEMADGSGLTARIEYAKVPRLPGIEDYLEQGCMPGGTLRNFDSYASKLGRLQELHKRVLCDPQTSGGLLIAVTPEGDAQFHAVAAELGLSLAPIGELVERQTHAVEVA, encoded by the coding sequence ATGAACGAGCCGATTCGCCTTACCCAGTACAGCCACGGCGCGGGTTGTGGCTGCAAGATTTCGCCCCAGGTTTTGGAAGTGATCCTCGCCGGCAGCGGCGCACAGAACCTCGACCCCAACCTGTGGGTGGGCAATGCCTCGCGGGACGACGCGGCGGTGTATGCCATCGACGACGAGCGCGGCGTGGTCTCCACTACCGACTTTTTCATGCCGATCGTCGACGATCCCTTCGATTTCGGCCGGATTGCCGCCACAAACGCCATCAGCGACATCTACGCCATGGGCGGCGATCCATTGATGGCCATTGCGATCCTGGGCTGGCCGGTAAATGTGCTGGCACCGGAAGTGGCCCGTGAAGTCATCCGCGGCGGCCGCTCGGTGTGCGATGCTGCGGGCATCCCCCTGGCGGGCGGGCATTCGATTGACGCGCCGGAGCCTATTTTCGGCCTGGCCGTGACCGGTATCGTGCAAAAGCGCCATATGAAGCGCAACGATACCGCCACCGCCGGCTGCAAGCTCTACCTGACCAAGCCCTTGGGCATCGGCATCCTTACCACGGCCGAGAAGAAGGGCAAGTTGCGCGAGGCCGATATCGGCCTGGCTCGCGACTGGATGTGTACCCTCAACAAGCCCGGCAGTCGCTTCGGTAAATTGGCCGGCGTCACGGCCATGACCGATGTCACCGGTTTCGGTCTGCTGGGGCATCTGGTGGAAATGGCGGACGGCAGCGGCCTGACGGCACGCATCGAATACGCCAAGGTCCCACGCCTGCCGGGGATTGAGGACTACCTTGAGCAGGGCTGTATGCCCGGCGGCACTTTGCGCAATTTCGACAGCTATGCCAGCAAGCTCGGACGTCTGCAGGAATTGCACAAGCGCGTGCTGTGCGACCCGCAGACCAGCGGCGGCCTGCTGATCGCGGTCACCCCTGAAGGCGACGCCCAATTCCACGCCGTGGCCGCTGAACTGGGCCTGAGCCTGGCGCCCATCGGTGAACTGGTCGAGCGACAGACCCACGCGGTAGAGGTGGCTTGA
- a CDS encoding TerC family protein → MDYLVQLAASPTAWIALATLIVMEIVLGIDNLIFISILTNKLPEKHRAKARRIGISMALVLRLGLLSTIAFIVQLTAPVFEVFGQAFSWKDMILIAGGLFLVWKATTEIHHSMDPEPEEKESTGNAVSIGFAAAIGQILLLDLVFSIDSIITAVGMTEHLPIMIIAVVTSVIVMLVAAEPLAKFINDNPTVVMLALGFLIMIGMTLIAEGFGAHVPKGYVYAAMAFSAAIECLNIARRNRHKRLLAARR, encoded by the coding sequence ATGGATTACCTTGTACAACTGGCCGCCAGCCCCACCGCGTGGATTGCCCTGGCGACTCTGATCGTGATGGAAATCGTGCTGGGCATCGATAACCTGATCTTTATTTCGATCCTCACCAATAAATTGCCGGAAAAACACCGGGCCAAGGCGCGGCGCATCGGCATCAGCATGGCGCTGGTCCTGCGCCTGGGCCTATTGAGCACCATCGCCTTCATCGTGCAGCTCACCGCGCCGGTGTTCGAAGTATTCGGCCAGGCGTTCTCCTGGAAGGACATGATCCTGATCGCCGGTGGCCTGTTCCTCGTGTGGAAGGCCACCACCGAGATCCATCACAGCATGGACCCTGAGCCCGAAGAGAAAGAGAGCACCGGTAACGCCGTGAGCATCGGCTTTGCTGCGGCCATCGGGCAGATCCTGTTGCTGGACCTGGTGTTTTCCATCGACAGCATCATCACGGCCGTGGGCATGACCGAGCACTTGCCGATCATGATCATTGCCGTGGTGACCTCGGTGATTGTGATGCTGGTCGCGGCCGAACCGCTGGCCAAGTTCATCAACGACAACCCGACCGTGGTGATGCTGGCCCTGGGCTTCCTGATCATGATCGGCATGACCCTGATCGCCGAAGGCTTTGGCGCCCATGTGCCCAAAGGCTACGTGTACGCGGCCATGGCATTCTCGGCGGCCATTGAGTGCCTGAACATCGCCCGGCGCAACCGCCACAAGCGTTTGCTCGCCGCGCGCCGGTAA
- the nhaR gene encoding transcriptional activator NhaR produces MLNYRQLHYFWVVAKTGSIVRACEQLNLTPQTISGQLSLLEQTFGIALFQRVGRQLELTEAGRQALPYAEQMFQTGNELEAMLRAQPKEQQIVFRVGVADVVPKSIVYRLIAPTMELSEPLRITCREDKLERLLADLAIQRLDLVISDSPMPTHLDIKGYSQKLGECGISFFATQELADRHAGTFPHCLHGAPLLIPGAETVVRSRLQRWFAEQQIQPKIIGEFDDSALMQAFGQSGSGIFIAPSVIADEVVRQYGVALIGQTDAVTESFYAISVERKVKHPGIVAITEGARRELFTALL; encoded by the coding sequence ATGCTCAATTACCGACAACTGCACTACTTCTGGGTTGTGGCCAAGACCGGCAGCATCGTGCGCGCCTGCGAGCAGCTGAACCTGACGCCGCAGACCATCAGCGGCCAGCTCAGCCTGCTCGAGCAAACCTTCGGTATCGCGCTGTTTCAGCGGGTCGGCCGTCAGCTCGAACTGACCGAGGCCGGCCGCCAGGCGTTGCCCTACGCCGAGCAGATGTTTCAGACCGGCAATGAACTGGAGGCCATGCTGCGCGCGCAGCCCAAGGAGCAGCAGATTGTGTTCCGCGTCGGGGTGGCGGATGTGGTGCCCAAGTCCATCGTCTACCGGCTGATCGCACCCACCATGGAATTGAGCGAGCCGCTGCGCATTACTTGCCGCGAGGACAAGCTCGAACGGCTGCTGGCGGACCTGGCGATCCAGCGCCTGGACCTGGTGATTTCCGACAGCCCCATGCCCACGCATCTGGATATCAAAGGCTACAGCCAGAAACTGGGAGAATGCGGCATCAGTTTTTTCGCCACCCAGGAATTGGCCGATCGGCACGCCGGAACATTCCCACACTGCCTGCACGGCGCACCGCTGCTCATCCCCGGCGCGGAAACCGTGGTCCGCAGCCGCTTGCAGCGCTGGTTCGCCGAGCAGCAGATCCAGCCGAAGATCATCGGCGAGTTCGACGACAGCGCCTTGATGCAGGCGTTTGGTCAGTCCGGCAGCGGGATTTTCATCGCCCCCAGCGTGATTGCCGACGAGGTGGTGCGCCAGTACGGCGTAGCGCTGATTGGCCAGACCGACGCAGTCACCGAGTCGTTCTACGCCATCTCGGTGGAGCGCAAGGTCAAGCACCCCGGCATCGTGGCGATTACCGAAGGCGCACGGCGCGAATTGTTTACCGCCCTGCTCTGA
- the sstT gene encoding serine/threonine transporter SstT, producing MTAAPSLLQRLTRVSLVTQIVIGLIAGILLALLLPEAAKATGFIGKVFVTALKAVAPILVFVLVMASIANHKHGQETHIKPILFLYLLGTFAAAVVAVIASMWFPSSLVLATHDATVSAPGGIGEVLQSLLLSVVDNPVSALMNANFIGILAWAIGMGVAIRHAGETTRTVLDDLSNGVTLIVRVVIRFAPLGIFGLVASTLATSGFGALLGYAHLLMVLIGCMLFVALVVNPAIVFWKLRRNPYPLVLLCLRESGITAFFTRSSAANIPVNLALSERLGLHEDTYSVSIPLGATINMAGAAITITVLTLAAVHTLGISVDLPTAVLLSVVAAICACGASGVAGGSLLLIPLACSLFGIPSEIAMQVVAVGFIIGVLQDSAETALNSSTDVLFTAAACLDKQR from the coding sequence ATGACTGCTGCCCCTTCCCTTCTTCAACGCCTGACCCGCGTCAGCCTGGTCACGCAAATCGTCATCGGTTTGATCGCCGGCATTCTCCTGGCTTTGCTGCTGCCGGAGGCGGCCAAAGCCACCGGGTTTATCGGCAAAGTGTTTGTGACTGCGCTCAAGGCCGTGGCGCCGATCCTGGTGTTTGTGCTGGTGATGGCCTCGATTGCCAACCACAAGCACGGCCAGGAAACCCATATCAAGCCGATCCTGTTCCTGTATTTGCTGGGCACGTTTGCTGCTGCCGTGGTCGCGGTGATTGCCAGCATGTGGTTCCCGTCATCGTTGGTGCTCGCCACCCATGACGCCACCGTGAGCGCACCCGGCGGCATCGGCGAAGTGCTGCAAAGCCTGCTGTTGAGCGTGGTGGACAACCCGGTGAGTGCGCTGATGAACGCCAACTTCATCGGCATCCTGGCCTGGGCCATCGGCATGGGCGTGGCCATCCGGCATGCCGGCGAAACCACCCGCACCGTGCTCGATGACCTCTCCAACGGCGTGACGTTGATCGTGCGCGTGGTGATTCGCTTCGCCCCGCTGGGTATCTTCGGCCTGGTGGCCTCGACCCTGGCCACCTCCGGTTTCGGTGCCCTGCTCGGCTACGCGCACCTGCTGATGGTGCTGATCGGCTGCATGCTGTTTGTGGCGCTGGTGGTCAACCCGGCCATCGTGTTCTGGAAGCTGCGGCGCAATCCGTATCCGCTGGTGCTGCTGTGCCTGCGCGAAAGCGGCATCACCGCATTCTTCACCCGCAGCTCGGCGGCGAACATCCCGGTCAACCTCGCGTTGAGCGAGCGGCTGGGCCTGCATGAAGACACCTACTCGGTGTCGATCCCGCTGGGCGCTACCATCAACATGGCCGGCGCCGCGATTACCATCACCGTGCTGACCCTGGCCGCCGTGCACACCCTGGGCATCAGTGTCGACCTGCCGACCGCCGTGTTGCTCAGTGTGGTCGCGGCTATTTGCGCCTGCGGCGCCTCGGGCGTGGCCGGCGGTTCTTTGTTGCTGATTCCCCTGGCGTGCAGCCTGTTCGGCATTCCGAGTGAGATCGCCATGCAGGTGGTGGCCGTAGGTTTCATCATCGGTGTGCTGCAGGATTCGGCTGAGACCGCGCTGAATTCGTCCACCGATGTGCTGTTCACCGCGGCTGCGTGTCTGGACAAACAAAGATAA
- a CDS encoding DUF1993 domain-containing protein, whose amino-acid sequence MTISLYAASVPVFKQMLNALSDVLNKAEAHAAAKNIEPNALLQARLFPDMFPLVRQVQIAVDFAKGVSARLAEIEVPKYDDSEVTFADLQALIAKVLAFIDTLKPEQIDGKEGIEIVTRPGTPKEKRFSGQSYLLTYGLPQFFFHVTTAYALLRHNGVEVGKRDYMGAF is encoded by the coding sequence ATGACTATTTCCCTGTACGCCGCCTCCGTCCCTGTGTTCAAGCAAATGCTCAACGCCCTGAGCGATGTGCTGAACAAGGCCGAAGCCCACGCTGCTGCCAAGAACATCGAGCCCAATGCCTTGCTGCAGGCGCGTCTGTTTCCCGATATGTTCCCACTGGTGCGCCAGGTGCAGATCGCCGTTGACTTCGCCAAGGGCGTTTCCGCGCGCCTGGCCGAGATCGAAGTGCCTAAATATGACGACAGCGAAGTGACCTTCGCCGACCTGCAGGCGCTGATCGCCAAGGTGCTGGCCTTTATCGACACCCTCAAGCCCGAGCAGATCGACGGCAAGGAAGGCATCGAAATCGTCACCCGCCCAGGTACACCTAAAGAGAAGCGCTTCAGCGGCCAGTCCTACCTGCTGACCTACGGCCTGCCGCAGTTCTTCTTCCACGTCACCACCGCGTACGCGTTGCTGCGTCACAACGGTGTGGAAGTGGGCAAGCGCGATTACATGGGCGCCTTCTAA
- a CDS encoding YceH family protein — MTAEHDTDTPEPRLNSTEIRVLGCLIEKQATNPETYPLTLNALVLACNQKTSREPVMNLSQGQVGQSLRALEGQGFTRLVMGSRADRWEHRVDKALELVPAQVILIGLLFLRGPQTVSELLTRSGRMHDFEDAEQVVHQLERLIARGLAVLVPRQAGQREDRYTHALGDAADIEAIISARGTPVERGAAGVSAERIEELEARIAALEERLTQLEQA; from the coding sequence ATGACCGCCGAGCACGACACCGATACCCCCGAGCCGCGCCTGAACAGCACGGAAATACGCGTCCTGGGCTGCCTGATCGAGAAACAGGCGACCAACCCGGAAACCTACCCGCTGACCCTTAACGCCCTGGTACTGGCCTGCAACCAGAAAACCAGCCGCGAACCGGTGATGAACCTCAGCCAGGGTCAGGTGGGCCAGAGCCTGCGTGCGCTGGAAGGCCAGGGTTTTACCCGCCTGGTGATGGGCAGCCGTGCCGACCGCTGGGAGCACCGGGTGGACAAGGCGCTGGAACTGGTGCCGGCCCAGGTGATTCTGATCGGGCTGCTGTTCCTGCGCGGCCCGCAGACGGTGAGTGAGTTGCTGACCCGCAGCGGGCGCATGCACGATTTCGAGGACGCCGAACAGGTCGTGCACCAGCTCGAACGTCTCATAGCGCGCGGGCTGGCGGTACTGGTGCCGCGCCAGGCGGGGCAGCGGGAAGACCGTTACACCCATGCGCTGGGTGACGCGGCGGATATCGAAGCGATTATCTCCGCGCGCGGCACCCCGGTGGAGCGTGGCGCCGCCGGGGTGTCAGCCGAACGTATCGAAGAGCTGGAAGCGCGAATCGCCGCGCTGGAAGAACGCTTGACGCAGTTGGAACAGGCTTGA
- a CDS encoding shikimate 5-dehydrogenase, translating into MQMHPNKDTQLCMSLSARPGNFGLRFHNHLYEQLGLNFYYKAFSSQDLPGAISGIRALGIRGCGVSMPFKEAAIALVDELDDSVQAIDSLNTIVNTNGHLKAYNTDYIAVEQLLKKHAVPQDSTFALRGSGGMAKAVASALRDGGYANGVIVARNERAGRALAHHLGYAWQADMADLRPDMLINVTPIGMTGGAEADALAFDADIVETARTVFDVVAIPAETPLIVHARSQGKQVITGLEVIAIQALEQFVLYTGVRPTQEQFEKAVAFARL; encoded by the coding sequence ATGCAGATGCACCCCAACAAGGACACCCAGCTGTGCATGTCACTGTCGGCGCGCCCCGGTAATTTCGGCTTGCGATTTCATAACCATCTGTACGAACAGTTGGGTCTGAATTTCTACTATAAGGCCTTCAGCAGCCAGGATTTGCCCGGCGCGATCAGCGGCATTCGGGCGCTGGGCATCCGCGGATGCGGTGTGTCCATGCCATTCAAGGAGGCGGCCATTGCCTTGGTGGACGAACTCGACGATTCGGTTCAAGCCATTGATTCGTTGAACACCATCGTCAACACCAACGGCCATCTCAAGGCTTACAACACCGACTATATCGCCGTCGAACAACTGCTGAAAAAGCACGCGGTTCCACAGGATTCGACCTTCGCCCTGCGCGGCAGCGGCGGCATGGCCAAGGCCGTGGCGAGTGCTTTGCGTGACGGTGGCTATGCCAACGGTGTGATCGTGGCACGTAATGAGAGGGCGGGGCGAGCACTGGCCCATCACCTGGGGTATGCCTGGCAGGCAGATATGGCCGACCTTCGCCCGGACATGCTGATCAACGTTACCCCCATCGGCATGACTGGCGGCGCTGAGGCGGATGCGTTGGCGTTTGACGCAGACATTGTCGAGACTGCGCGGACTGTCTTCGATGTGGTGGCGATTCCAGCCGAAACACCCTTGATCGTGCATGCACGAAGCCAAGGCAAACAGGTGATTACCGGGTTGGAGGTGATCGCCATTCAGGCGCTGGAACAGTTCGTGCTCTATACCGGTGTGCGGCCTACCCAGGAACAGTTCGAAAAAGCCGTGGCGTTTGCCCGTCTCTAA
- a CDS encoding AI-2E family transporter has translation MNQTTLQFKTLLLLLVLVTVAFIWILLPFYGAVFWAVILGIIFAPMQRRVQLKFGWNRNLTSLTTLAACLVIAILPVIITSALLVQEGATLYKNIESGKLDVAGYIEQFKNFLPPYFQHLLDRFGMGNLEGLREKIVKSAMQGSQFFATQAFSFGQGTFDFLVSFFIMLYLLFFFLRDGPELVRKVRTAVPLAEPQKRRLQLKFNRVVRATVKGNVLVAVTQGALGGLIFWFLDIPSALLWAVLMAFLSLLPAVGAGIVWGPVAAYFLLSGAIWQGVVLGLFGVFVIGLVDNVLRPILVGKDTKMPDYLILISTLGGLSVFGLNGFVIGPLVAALFMSSWALFVESKPRVKLPLP, from the coding sequence ATGAACCAAACCACCCTGCAATTCAAAACCCTGTTGTTACTGCTGGTCCTGGTGACCGTCGCCTTTATCTGGATATTGCTGCCGTTTTACGGCGCGGTGTTCTGGGCGGTGATCCTCGGCATCATCTTTGCGCCCATGCAGCGCCGCGTGCAGCTCAAGTTTGGCTGGAACCGCAATCTCACGTCCCTGACCACCTTGGCCGCATGCCTGGTCATCGCGATTTTGCCGGTGATTATCACCAGTGCGTTGCTGGTACAGGAGGGCGCCACCCTGTACAAGAACATCGAAAGCGGCAAGCTGGATGTGGCCGGCTACATCGAACAGTTCAAGAACTTCCTGCCGCCGTATTTCCAGCACCTGCTGGATCGCTTTGGCATGGGCAACCTGGAAGGGCTGCGCGAGAAAATCGTCAAGAGCGCGATGCAGGGCAGTCAGTTCTTTGCCACCCAGGCGTTCAGTTTCGGCCAGGGCACGTTTGATTTCCTGGTGAGCTTTTTCATCATGCTGTATCTGCTGTTTTTCTTTTTGCGCGATGGCCCGGAGCTGGTGCGCAAGGTGCGCACGGCGGTGCCGTTGGCCGAACCGCAAAAGCGTCGCCTGCAGCTCAAGTTCAACCGCGTGGTGCGCGCCACGGTCAAGGGCAACGTGCTGGTGGCGGTGACCCAGGGCGCGTTGGGCGGGTTGATTTTCTGGTTTCTGGATATCCCCAGCGCGTTGCTCTGGGCGGTGCTGATGGCGTTCCTGTCTCTGTTGCCGGCGGTGGGCGCGGGCATCGTGTGGGGGCCGGTGGCGGCGTATTTCCTGCTGAGCGGGGCGATCTGGCAGGGCGTAGTGCTGGGCCTGTTCGGCGTATTCGTGATCGGCCTGGTAGACAACGTGCTGCGCCCGATCCTGGTGGGCAAGGACACCAAGATGCCCGACTACCTGATCCTGATCTCGACCCTGGGCGGCTTGTCGGTGTTCGGCCTGAACGGGTTTGTGATCGGGCCGCTGGTGGCGGCGCTGTTCATGTCCAGTTGGGCGCTGTTTGTCGAGAGCAAGCCGCGGGTCAAGTTGCCGTTGCCGTAA